In Pseudobacter ginsenosidimutans, the following are encoded in one genomic region:
- a CDS encoding bifunctional heptose 7-phosphate kinase/heptose 1-phosphate adenyltransferase: MAVTDFEQLFAKFQNIKVGVIGDVMLDTYWWGHVERISPEAPVPVVALDRKEQRIGGAGNVALNLASLHAQVSIISVMGNDDDGIALKHLFDKQKIDTSYLLQSSHRITTNKSRIISRNQQMMRLDAEITKDLNEADETVLLNTVEKFLQEQQPDVMIFEDYNKGVLTSSVIEKVIALCKRYKVLTTVDPKRKNFFAYNGVDIFKPNLKEVKEGLNIIFEEVNQDTLNEVHQKLQEHLQHHISFITLSEKGVFYQDDNSSRIIPSHLRNIADVSGAGDTVIAVASLIYAATGSVELMAEVANIAGGLVCEEVGTAAINRDRLLQECRILLN; encoded by the coding sequence ATGGCAGTGACAGATTTTGAGCAGTTATTCGCAAAGTTTCAAAATATTAAAGTAGGAGTGATAGGGGATGTGATGCTGGACACCTATTGGTGGGGGCATGTGGAACGCATTTCACCGGAAGCGCCGGTGCCTGTTGTGGCGCTTGACAGAAAGGAACAACGGATCGGAGGAGCAGGCAATGTGGCGCTCAATCTCGCTTCCCTGCATGCCCAGGTAAGTATTATCTCTGTAATGGGCAATGATGATGACGGGATCGCTCTCAAACATCTCTTCGATAAACAAAAGATCGATACCAGCTACCTGCTGCAAAGCAGTCATCGTATTACCACCAATAAAAGCAGGATCATCAGCCGCAACCAGCAGATGATGCGCCTCGATGCCGAGATCACCAAAGATCTCAATGAGGCCGATGAAACAGTTTTACTGAACACAGTTGAGAAATTCCTGCAGGAGCAGCAACCCGATGTGATGATCTTTGAAGATTACAACAAGGGCGTGCTCACCAGTTCTGTGATCGAAAAAGTGATCGCTCTCTGCAAACGATACAAAGTGCTTACCACGGTAGATCCGAAGCGCAAGAATTTCTTCGCCTACAATGGCGTTGATATCTTCAAGCCCAACCTTAAAGAAGTGAAAGAAGGCCTCAATATCATCTTCGAGGAAGTGAACCAGGATACACTCAATGAGGTACACCAAAAACTCCAGGAACATTTACAACATCATATTTCCTTCATCACACTTTCTGAGAAAGGAGTGTTTTACCAGGACGATAACAGCAGCCGCATCATTCCTTCCCACCTGAGGAATATTGCGGATGTATCCGGCGCCGGAGACACGGTGATTGCCGTGGCTTCACTCATCTATGCCGCCACCGGCAGTGTGGAGCTGATGGCCGAAGTGGCCAATATTGCCGGGGGACTGGTCTGCGAAGAAGTAGGCACAGCCGCCATCAACCGCGATCGTCTCTTGCAGGAATGCAGGATTTTACTAAATTAG
- a CDS encoding APC family permease, which produces MAEQTTSFKPTLGLLDATMIVAGSMIGSGIFIVGADITRNVGSAGWLIAVWLITGFMTLTAALSYGELSGMFPKAGGQYVYLKEAYNPLLGFLYGWSFFAVIQTATIAAVCVAFAKFTAYLIPSLSEDLVAIQIGSFKISPAQLLAIGIAILLTYINTRGVKEGKIIQTTLTLVKLLSLFGLILFGFIMADGAIWKANWTDAWNLHSLTDSNTPLLGLVAAAMVGSIFSSDAWNNVTFIAGEIKNPKRNIGLSLFLGTFVVTLIYVSTNVMYTAVLPLDEIASASKDRVAVAAAQNIFGSIGSYIIAIMIMVSTFGCSNGMILSGARVYYTMAKDGLFFKQASTLNKNAVPAKGLWIQCLVICAWCISGSYGQLLDMISFVVVLFYMLTIIGIFILRKKRPDMERPYKAFGYPVMPILYIIMGVAFCTLLIIYKPNYTWPGLIITLIGIPIYYIALVKKKQSIT; this is translated from the coding sequence ATGGCTGAACAAACCACCTCATTCAAGCCAACCCTCGGCTTGCTGGATGCCACCATGATTGTGGCAGGTTCCATGATCGGTTCCGGTATCTTTATTGTAGGCGCTGATATTACCCGCAATGTGGGCAGCGCAGGATGGCTGATCGCCGTCTGGCTCATCACCGGATTCATGACCCTCACAGCAGCCCTCAGTTACGGCGAATTGAGCGGTATGTTCCCGAAAGCTGGTGGTCAATACGTTTATCTTAAAGAAGCCTACAATCCCTTGTTAGGCTTTTTATATGGATGGAGCTTTTTTGCCGTGATCCAAACGGCCACCATCGCCGCCGTTTGCGTGGCCTTTGCAAAATTTACAGCCTATCTCATCCCATCACTCAGTGAAGACCTGGTTGCCATACAGATCGGGAGTTTCAAAATCTCACCCGCACAGCTGCTGGCAATCGGTATAGCGATATTACTAACGTATATCAACACGCGCGGAGTAAAGGAAGGGAAGATCATTCAGACCACCCTTACGCTCGTGAAACTGCTCAGTCTGTTCGGGCTTATCCTCTTCGGTTTCATCATGGCCGATGGCGCGATCTGGAAGGCTAACTGGACAGATGCCTGGAACCTGCATAGCCTCACGGATTCCAATACACCATTACTGGGTCTGGTTGCAGCAGCCATGGTAGGATCCATCTTCAGTTCAGACGCATGGAACAATGTGACCTTCATTGCCGGCGAGATCAAGAACCCCAAAAGGAATATCGGTCTCAGTCTTTTTCTCGGCACTTTTGTTGTGACGCTCATCTATGTCAGCACCAACGTGATGTACACTGCTGTGCTGCCTTTGGATGAGATCGCATCTGCCAGTAAAGACAGGGTAGCGGTAGCGGCAGCGCAGAATATTTTCGGCTCCATCGGTTCCTATATCATTGCCATCATGATCATGGTGAGCACTTTCGGATGCAGCAACGGTATGATCCTGTCCGGCGCCCGCGTATACTATACGATGGCCAAAGATGGTCTCTTCTTCAAACAGGCATCTACGCTCAACAAGAATGCTGTACCTGCAAAAGGGCTCTGGATCCAATGCCTGGTGATCTGCGCCTGGTGCATCAGTGGTTCTTACGGACAATTGCTGGATATGATCTCCTTTGTAGTGGTACTCTTTTACATGCTCACCATTATCGGCATCTTCATCCTTCGCAAGAAACGCCCGGATATGGAACGCCCCTATAAAGCCTTCGGTTACCCCGTTATGCCCATCCTCTACATCATCATGGGAGTGGCATTTTGTACCCTGCTCATCATTTATAAACCAAATTATACCTGGCCGGGACTGATCATCACGCTGATTGGCATCCCGATTTATTATATTGCACTGGTTAAGAAAAAGCAGTCAATAACCTGA
- a CDS encoding OmpH family outer membrane protein: MRNISTILSVLALVLTGVLFYLHFNGNKELKKVSVEAEKTAHNSFRIGYFDIDSLQNHYEYFKDVLEQMKKKEASMNNELNQLNNQYQRRVQQLQSQMQSLGQAITEADQLKAQNELATMQRNFGERKASLEQDMQKTQVENMATLRKTVEDYLKDYNKDKGYAFILSYEPGLLMYYKDTMYDVTGDLIKGLNAQYAAKKGKP; the protein is encoded by the coding sequence ATGAGGAATATCTCTACAATCTTAAGTGTTCTGGCCCTCGTATTGACCGGCGTTTTGTTCTATCTCCATTTCAACGGTAATAAGGAACTGAAGAAGGTATCTGTGGAAGCTGAAAAAACTGCGCATAACAGTTTCCGCATCGGATATTTCGACATTGATTCACTGCAGAACCACTACGAATATTTCAAAGACGTACTGGAGCAGATGAAGAAGAAAGAAGCTTCCATGAATAATGAATTGAATCAACTCAATAACCAATACCAGCGCCGTGTGCAACAGCTGCAATCCCAGATGCAGTCGCTCGGCCAGGCCATTACTGAAGCAGATCAGCTGAAAGCCCAGAACGAGCTCGCTACCATGCAGCGTAATTTCGGCGAGCGCAAAGCCTCCCTGGAGCAGGATATGCAGAAGACACAGGTGGAAAACATGGCCACGCTCCGCAAAACAGTAGAAGATTATCTGAAAGATTATAACAAGGACAAAGGATATGCGTTTATCCTTTCTTATGAGCCCGGTCTGCTGATGTACTACAAAGACACGATGTACGATGTAACCGGCGATCTCATCAAAGGGCTGAACGCTCAATATGCAGCAAAGAAAGGCAAGCCATAA
- the rpoC gene encoding DNA-directed RNA polymerase subunit beta', giving the protein MAIKKDNRPKATFSKITIGLASPDSILERSYGEVLKPETINYRTYKPERDGLFCERIFGPVKDYECACGKYKRIRYKGIVCDRCGVEVTEKKVRRERMGHIKLVVPVVHIWYFKSLPNKIGYLLGVSSKKLETIVYYERFVVIQAGIREDRGLKTGDLLTEEEYLEILENLPKENQYLPDEDPQKFIAKMGAEAVHDLLGRIELDTLSFDLRNAAATETSQQRKADALKRLSVVEAFREANGRITNRPEWMVMQYIPVIPPELRPLVPLDGGRFASSDLNDLYRRVIIRNNRLKRLLEIKAPEVILRNEKRMLQEAVDSLFDNSRKSNAVKAEGGRALKSLSDVLKGKQGRFRQNLLGKRVDYSGRSVIVVGPELKLHECGLPKDMAAELFKPFIIRKLIERGIVKTVKSARKLVDRKEAVVWDILENILKGHPVMLNRAPTLHRLSIQAFQPKLIEGKAIQLHPLVCSAFNADFDGDQMAVHVPLSNAAVLEAQLLMLSSHNILNPQNGAPMTLPSQDMVLGLYYITKGKRSTDTEKIRGEGKAFYSAEEVIIAHNEGSVELHAYIKVKADVRMDDGSLKRKLIETTVGRVLFNQFVPKEVGYINALLTKKSLREIIGDIITITNVPKTAKFLDDIKQLGFRTAFQGGLSFSINDLIIPSIKEEVLDNAKGEVDEVWDNYNLGLITNNERYNQIVDIWSRVDTRITETLIRELATDKQGFNSVYMMLDSGARGSKQQIKQLCGIRGLMAKPRKSGSSGSEIIENPILSNFKGGLNVLDYFISTHGARKGLADTALKTADAGYLTRRLVDVAQDVVITEEDCGTLRGIATSALKDNEEVVEPLYDRIIGRTSLHDVYNPGTEKLIVAGGSQITELIGKEIEEAGIETVEIRSVLTCESRRGVCVKCYGKNLATGNIAQKGDAVGIIAAQSIGEPGTQLTLRTFHVGGVAGSASIESSLPAKFDGTVQFDGLRTVTTENNEGEKIQIVIGRTGEIRIMDVKNDRLLITNNVPYGATLLVKDGQQLKKGDPICTWDPFNNVVVAEIAGRIKFDNVIDGITYREEADEQTGHREKVVIETKDKNKIPTLVVEGKDVKLYNLPVGSHIIVDEAEEVRAGQVLVKIPRTLRMQRDITGGLPRVTELFEARNPGNPAVVCEIDGVVSFGVIKRGNREIVIEAKDGVVKKYLVPLTRQILVQDGDFIKAGAALSDGQIAPGDILSIKGPFAVQEYVVNEIQEVYRLQGVKINDKHIEVIVRQMMKKVEIVDPGDTRFLEEDLEDRFDFIEENDWIFDKKVISDAGESTKLKAGQIASLREIREENSLLRRNDKKAVEYRDANPATSHPVLLGITKASLGTQSWISAASFQETTKVLSSAAIQGKTDDMLGLKENVITGHPIPAGTGLRDFENMVVGSKEEYELLQTTREAMSFDDEE; this is encoded by the coding sequence ATGGCTATCAAAAAAGATAATCGTCCCAAAGCCACGTTTTCTAAGATCACCATCGGTCTGGCTTCCCCTGACTCCATCCTGGAGCGCAGTTATGGCGAAGTGCTGAAGCCTGAGACCATCAACTACCGTACTTACAAACCTGAACGTGATGGTTTGTTCTGCGAACGCATCTTCGGACCTGTAAAGGATTACGAGTGCGCCTGCGGTAAGTATAAGCGTATCCGTTATAAAGGCATTGTCTGTGACCGTTGCGGTGTGGAAGTAACCGAGAAGAAAGTCCGCCGCGAGCGCATGGGCCATATCAAGCTGGTAGTGCCTGTTGTTCATATCTGGTATTTCAAGAGCCTTCCCAACAAGATCGGTTATCTGCTGGGCGTAAGCTCCAAGAAACTGGAGACCATCGTTTACTATGAAAGGTTTGTAGTGATCCAGGCTGGTATCCGCGAAGACCGCGGCCTCAAGACTGGCGACCTGCTCACTGAAGAAGAATACCTGGAGATCCTGGAGAACCTCCCCAAAGAGAACCAGTATCTGCCTGATGAAGACCCTCAGAAATTCATTGCCAAGATGGGTGCGGAAGCCGTTCACGATCTGCTCGGTCGTATCGAACTGGATACCCTGTCATTCGATCTCCGCAATGCTGCTGCCACTGAAACTTCACAGCAACGTAAAGCAGATGCCCTCAAGCGTCTGAGCGTGGTGGAAGCTTTCCGTGAAGCAAATGGCCGCATCACCAATCGCCCCGAGTGGATGGTAATGCAGTACATCCCTGTGATCCCACCGGAGCTTCGTCCGCTGGTTCCCCTGGATGGCGGCCGTTTCGCATCTTCTGACCTGAACGATCTCTACCGTCGTGTGATCATTCGTAACAACCGTCTGAAAAGACTGTTGGAGATCAAGGCGCCTGAGGTGATCCTGCGTAACGAAAAACGTATGCTGCAGGAAGCCGTTGACTCACTGTTCGACAACAGCCGTAAATCAAATGCGGTGAAAGCTGAAGGTGGTCGCGCACTGAAATCACTCTCCGATGTACTGAAAGGTAAACAAGGTCGTTTCCGTCAGAACCTGTTGGGTAAACGTGTTGACTATTCCGGTCGTTCTGTGATCGTGGTAGGCCCTGAGCTGAAACTCCACGAGTGCGGTCTGCCGAAAGATATGGCTGCTGAATTGTTCAAACCATTCATCATCCGCAAACTGATTGAAAGAGGTATCGTAAAAACAGTGAAATCTGCCCGTAAACTGGTAGACCGCAAGGAAGCTGTTGTTTGGGATATCCTCGAGAACATCCTGAAAGGTCACCCCGTGATGCTCAACCGTGCCCCAACACTGCACAGGTTGTCTATCCAGGCCTTCCAGCCCAAACTGATCGAAGGTAAAGCGATCCAGTTGCACCCGCTCGTGTGTTCTGCGTTCAACGCCGACTTCGACGGTGACCAGATGGCGGTTCACGTTCCGTTGAGCAATGCCGCTGTACTGGAAGCCCAACTGCTGATGCTGTCTTCACACAACATCCTCAACCCGCAGAACGGTGCTCCGATGACCCTGCCTTCACAGGACATGGTACTCGGTCTCTACTATATCACAAAAGGTAAGAGATCAACCGACACTGAAAAGATCCGCGGCGAAGGAAAAGCATTCTACAGCGCTGAAGAAGTGATCATCGCTCACAACGAAGGCTCTGTTGAACTGCATGCCTACATCAAGGTGAAAGCCGATGTTCGTATGGATGACGGATCCCTGAAAAGAAAACTGATCGAAACCACTGTAGGCCGCGTACTGTTCAACCAGTTCGTTCCTAAAGAGGTTGGTTATATCAATGCCCTGCTCACCAAGAAATCTCTTCGTGAGATCATTGGTGACATCATCACCATTACCAACGTTCCTAAAACAGCGAAGTTCCTGGATGATATCAAGCAGCTCGGTTTCCGTACTGCCTTCCAGGGTGGTCTGTCATTCTCTATCAATGACCTGATCATTCCTTCAATCAAAGAAGAAGTGCTGGATAATGCGAAAGGTGAGGTTGATGAAGTATGGGACAACTATAACCTCGGTCTGATCACCAACAACGAACGTTACAACCAGATAGTAGATATCTGGTCCCGCGTGGATACCCGCATCACTGAGACGCTCATCCGTGAGCTGGCAACCGATAAACAAGGTTTCAACTCAGTTTACATGATGCTTGATTCCGGTGCGCGTGGTTCCAAACAGCAGATCAAACAGCTTTGCGGTATCAGAGGTTTGATGGCGAAGCCAAGAAAATCAGGTTCATCCGGAAGTGAGATCATCGAAAACCCGATCCTCTCCAACTTCAAGGGCGGTCTGAACGTATTGGACTACTTCATCTCTACCCACGGTGCGCGTAAAGGTCTGGCGGATACCGCCCTTAAAACGGCCGATGCCGGTTACCTCACACGTCGTCTCGTAGACGTTGCACAGGATGTGGTGATCACCGAAGAGGATTGCGGAACATTGCGTGGTATTGCTACCAGTGCGCTGAAAGACAATGAAGAAGTAGTAGAGCCACTGTACGATCGTATCATCGGACGTACTTCGCTCCACGATGTATACAACCCAGGCACTGAGAAACTCATCGTTGCCGGTGGTTCTCAGATCACCGAGCTCATTGGTAAGGAGATCGAAGAAGCTGGTATCGAAACCGTAGAGATCCGCTCTGTACTCACCTGCGAAAGCCGCAGAGGGGTGTGCGTGAAATGTTACGGTAAGAACCTCGCAACCGGAAACATTGCACAGAAAGGTGACGCCGTAGGTATCATCGCTGCGCAGTCAATCGGTGAGCCTGGTACACAGCTTACCCTCCGTACCTTCCACGTGGGTGGTGTTGCGGGCTCCGCTTCAATCGAATCTTCACTTCCCGCCAAATTCGACGGTACTGTTCAGTTCGATGGCTTACGTACAGTAACAACCGAAAACAACGAAGGCGAAAAGATCCAGATCGTAATCGGCCGTACCGGTGAGATCCGTATCATGGATGTGAAGAACGACCGTCTCCTGATCACCAACAACGTACCTTACGGTGCAACCCTGCTGGTGAAAGACGGACAGCAACTGAAGAAAGGTGATCCGATCTGCACATGGGATCCGTTCAACAACGTTGTTGTTGCCGAGATCGCAGGTCGTATCAAATTCGATAACGTTATCGATGGTATCACTTACCGCGAAGAAGCCGACGAACAAACCGGTCACCGTGAGAAAGTGGTTATCGAAACAAAAGATAAGAACAAGATCCCAACCCTCGTAGTTGAAGGAAAGGACGTGAAGCTGTACAACTTGCCGGTAGGCTCACATATCATTGTGGACGAAGCCGAAGAAGTACGCGCTGGTCAGGTACTGGTGAAGATCCCGAGAACACTGCGTATGCAGCGTGACATCACGGGTGGTCTGCCACGTGTAACCGAACTCTTCGAAGCTCGTAACCCGGGTAACCCTGCGGTTGTTTGTGAAATCGACGGTGTGGTTTCATTCGGCGTGATCAAACGTGGTAACCGTGAGATCGTGATCGAAGCGAAAGACGGTGTTGTTAAAAAATACCTCGTTCCGCTCACCCGTCAGATCCTGGTTCAGGACGGTGACTTCATCAAAGCCGGTGCGGCCCTGTCCGATGGTCAGATCGCTCCCGGTGACATCCTCTCTATCAAAGGACCTTTCGCTGTACAGGAGTACGTTGTGAATGAGATCCAGGAGGTTTACCGTTTACAAGGTGTGAAGATCAACGACAAACATATCGAGGTGATCGTTCGCCAGATGATGAAGAAGGTGGAGATCGTGGATCCGGGCGATACCCGTTTCCTCGAAGAGGACCTGGAAGACCGCTTCGACTTCATCGAAGAGAACGACTGGATCTTCGACAAGAAAGTGATTTCAGATGCAGGTGAAAGCACCAAGCTGAAAGCCGGTCAGATCGCAAGCCTGCGTGAGATCCGTGAGGAGAACTCACTCCTCCGCAGGAACGATAAGAAAGCGGTAGAATACAGGGACGCAAACCCTGCCACTTCTCACCCCGTTCTGCTCGGTATCACCAAAGCATCACTCGGAACACAAAGCTGGATCTCTGCAGCTTCGTTCCAGGAAACCACCAAGGTACTGTCCTCTGCTGCCATCCAGGGTAAAACAGATGACATGCTCGGCCTGAAAGAGAACGTGATCACTGGTCACCCGATCCCGGCAGGTACTGGTCTCCGTGACTTCGAAAACATGGTTGTAGGTAGCAAGGAAGAATATGAACTGCTCCAGACCACGCGCGAAGCCATGAGCTTTGATGACGAAGAATAA